TTTATCATACTCATCCAGGTACAGCATGGAGATGGCACTCAGTTCAGTGGGCACACAACAGGCTTTGGGGATACTGGAATTGACAGAATTGACCAGGGTCTGCACAATGGCATGGTTGGTTGAGTTGAGGTGGTCAGCCAGTGGAAAGGGGCAGTCCCCATGGCAGTAGAAGGCCTGGTAGCCTGGTGGGGCCACAATCCAGTCATTCCAGCCCACATCGCTGAAGTCCACATAGAGCGAGTGGCGCCGGCAGTTCTTATTCTTCTTCCGGGCCCGCTGTGGGTGATGCTTAGGACTACGCTTGGCCCTCCGGCGTCGGGTCAAGGCATGGCCCCGGCCATCATGGCCAAAGGTGACCAGGAGGGGCCGGAGCTGGGCCCAATTCCCACTCCCTTGAGGTAACGATCGGCTAATCCTGACATGCTGGCCCTGGTGGGTCCGAGTCTGATGGAGGTGAGTCACCTCAATGGCCAGCCCATAGTTTGGCTGCTTCTCCCGGGTCCAGCGAAGGACCGCAGGGCTCACATCAAAAGTTTCCCACCGTGTCACATTGTGGTGGACCAGTCTCGTGTCCAGTAGTCGTGTGATGAGGTGCCCAGGCACCACTTCTGCTGGGGGCTTCATAACCTCATAAATGTTTATACGGTGGAAGCCCCGTTCCCAATCAGGGCCCTGGTCCACCTGCTCCCGGAAGAGCCGAAGCTCTGCAGAGGAGATCACCTCGTTCTCTGGGATGCTGCTGAGGTTAAAGAGGAAACGAAAAGCAGAGTTTTCACTGGTCCCTGGGATGTTCTCCAGATGTTCTAGGCACAGttaggaaggaaggggaaaagaaaaagcacatgaACTTTTTTCAAAGATGGAAGAGTCAAGAGAGAGCTCAGGGTTGGGCGATGAATGGTGAATTCTGCTTATGCAGGGAAAACCTACTGGGGGGAAATAAGCATACCCCTTAATTTGAAGGAGCAGATAAGTGGGGCAGCTAGCAAACCAGCAAAATGTAGCTAGCATTTCTCAAGCACCAAAGACAGAAACTACCTCCCAGCCTCCTTGACATGTCTAATAATTTCCATGTGCCAACTCCTCTAGGGCACCACCATCAGACTCCTCTTTTAAAACCCCCCCTTGGTTTTGTGTCCACAGTTTTCTTTACAAGTggttgtaaagaaaaagaggggcCAACAGAGCACAGGCAGGAGGAAACATGCACACAACCACCTTCTCCCTCTTCCACTATTGAGTATGTTACTAAACATTTCCCCAGCGATCTTGGAAACACAGAGCATGCCTTGTTGATCATGTTACAGAGGGGAAAATAAATTCCAACACAGTAATGATGCTGGTGGATTAATAACTCAGATTTACTTTGGAAAAGAAACATCCGCTAGGAAACATTCAGATCGGATTACAAGGCCCCTATTGAATAAACCCGACAAACACACAGCTGTAATATTAAATTCAGTAGGTGCTTTGAAAAAAACGGGCAGAAAACCCAGCAGAAAAGGCTTTGATATAGCAAAAACACACCGCTGGGGCTAGCCCACGTCTGAGTGCTGTCATTCCCCTTCCCCTGAACACCTCCccctctgtctccaaaaaataagtTCGGTGGCAGCTCTGCAAATTCTTGGAGGTAAGGAGCTctgttcctcagcctcctggattgGGGCTTTGATGTAACCCGAACTCTTCTTCCCCAGGGCTTTCACTGCCCCTCTAGCCAGTCTCACTAGCCCTCCCCCACGCAGACTGGGGGAACAGACTGACCTTCGTGGTGGAAGCTCCTCACGGTGTTAGCCCGGCTGGCCGGGCGCTCAGGATACTCCAGACCAGCGCTGTGgatctgctcttcctcctcctccccagactGAAGCCGGTAAAGATCCCGCATGTAATCCGGAATGACGGCACTCTTGCTAGGCTGCGGGCGGCGGCGCAGCCCGAACATCTGCAGAAGTGTCGCCTCGAAGTCCCGCAGGAGCTCATGGCTCTGCCCTGAGCGGCGTCCTCCCGCGTGGCCCTGAATCTCGGCGACTTTTTTCTTCCCCGTCTCAGGTATCAAACTAGCATGGCTCGCGCCTCCTAGCAGGACTTGGCATAATAAAACGACCATCAGCATTCGGTTACCAGGAATCATGGTGTctctggggagggggaggggagtggaaggTTAGAGAATAAATAAACACCAATAAATAGGGAGAAATAGATGTGTCTGCATATGCATTTAGGGCTAGAAATGGAGGGGCAAGATGGAAAGCAGGTCAGAAAGATCAAGTTTGTGTCTTCTCCCTCACAccaccccccccaccaccacccaccagcTGCAGCCATGCACGGCCTGAAAGTAAGAATTGCCCTGTAATTACTTGGTCTAACTTGTTTACAGTCAAATAACCCCAAATCAGATAGCCTCCATCCTGTTAATCTTTTTTTGTCCTAACTGCTATCTGAGCCATGATCTCAGCTTGGCTTCTTCAAGGATAAACAGTTAACATTGAGGGGGTaaaaaggggtgggggagggagaattAGAATGACATTGCTCTCCACTTTAGACCTTCagcttccctcccttttcctccacCCTCAGAGCCCAACTTTCACAACTTCCAGTTGGTTCAGAGCCAGAGGGAGGGAAAGtgagaggcaggggctgggcgAAGACAGAGGGCGACAGGATCCAGAAACCGAGAAGGTGGTCTAGGAGCTAACCGAGTGGCTTGAAGGCTTATTGTATTGTGGCCGATGACTTTGAAATACTCAGCCAAAAGTGCCTGATCGTGCCCGCTCACCCCCAGGAGAAACCTCTGTGAGTTTTGACAAGACAGTGGGAATGCTCCACTGAGACACTGGGTGCTCCCCCAGGCAAGTAGGGTAGGGGAAGGGAGTGGTTAGCCCTCAAGGTACAACCCCGGGCTTTCATCTCTTTAGCTCCCTCGCGCTCCCCTTTCTTGCAACGCTGAGAGGGCGAGTGCGCGCCAGCAACACTTTAAAAGGAACCAGTACGCTTCGAGCGCCCCGGCTGCAGGGCCAAGAAGGGAGCGACAGTGCTGCCAGGGAGCAGAGTGTGGACATTGCAAGGGAGGTCCGACGGAAGGGACAGCCGGCGAGCAGGGGTGGTGAGGGCAGAGTGAATTcccgggagggggaaggaagaggtGTCTACTCACTGACAGAAAACAAGGCATATAATAACAGTCCATGATTCTTGACAGCCAATCTTGAACAAACTTGCTGGAAAGGCTCAGGGAAGCTGCAGCAGTGCGTTGCTCGGGATGGCACTACAGAATGGCTCCTAAAAGGAATATTTGAATATAATGAGACTCCGGCGCAGACAGACTCTGTTTTTCTTCCAGCCCCTCGGAGTCACGTGAGCGCCGAGGCCCCTCCCGCGGCGGGCGGCGAAAGGGCCTGCGCGCCCTCCCCTCCTCCACAGCCCCCCGCCCCTCGCGGGCCCGCCCCCTCCAGGCGAGGCCAACCTCCGCGCCCGCCGCCCGAGCCTCTGCGGTCCGGGAGGAGCTCCCGGCGGCGCTCGGCAGAGCCCTCGGCCGGTGCCTCGCGGCCGCCGCGCTCCCCAGACTCAGGGCGCAGCGCGCGGAGAACCCGGTTCTCGGCGCGTTGCGTCGGACTGGGCCCCCACGCCAGGCCACCTGAAGCCAGAGGATTTGGGGCGCACTGAAGGGACTGCGTCTTGCAGCTCGAACCCTGCTTAAGTGGGGGCCGGGAGCGAGGTCGGGAAAGTCTCACCCGCCCAAAGCCTCACCACCGAGAGGCACTTAAAAAGGAAAGCGCCGAGGGACCCTGCACACGcgcgtatacacacacacacaagcaaataCGAGCTCCCCGCCACTTCCTCCCCAGGGTCTCCACAAGGCCAAATATTGCTCCCAATGACAGCCAGTCACCCCTTGGCGAACGCCTGCTAAGGCTCCGAAGAGCGGGGCCACCGATCTAGCTCCCGGCTGAAAGCTGCCGACCTTGTCACGCACGGGGCCGGGAATGGGCGGGGGGCGTTAGAGGGTGATCGCTGTGGGAAAGTGAGAGGGAGCGGTTGCTAATCATTGCTCCAGGTCCATTACGGAGAATCCCCAAACCAAGTCGGCCGCTGCGTGGCCCCTCTCCCCCGGCAAAGCAGACCCCGAAGAAGCCATTCCAGGCGGAGGGACAGACGCCGGGGCTCGCAGCTCCGGGCAGATTCAGAGAGAGGCGTCGCTGCAGAAAGGACGCATCACAGTTTTCAGATCTTAATGTCGCCGAGGTTTTACAACTCCCAACCCGGCGCAGAAAGGAAATCCCACCATGTTCCCGAGAGTCGAGAAAACCGTGAACAGCTTTCGGCCTGCGCTCGACCTCTGCGTCTGCGTCTCTCTCGCCTCGGCTtggcttattttttaaaccacCACACTCCTTCCCCCCGCCacttccttcccccacccccttcctccGTTGCACCAGCAGCAGAGTCGCAGCAAATACTCCTTCAAGAATTTTACCTACCTACAGCTCAAGCGATTACTAGGATGTACTGACTAATTGAAGATGCTGCGGCGCGCGTGGGTCGCTCAGAGCAAGGGCCTCTTCGAAAACCCGACTCGTCGCAACTCAGCGTTCGCAGGGCCGGGCGTGCCAGGTCGCCCCCGGGACCCTGGCCCCATGACTCCTGCCCCAAAGCCCACTCCACCCGATCTCCCTTTCCTGAGGCTGTTCCTGGTTGCCGCTTTGGTCGCTCTGGAGCTCAAGGGCTCGGGTTGCCTGCCGCCCCACTCTCCACGCAAAAACTTGGTTTTCTTCTTAGGGGCACTTGCAGGTAGACTTGGAGGAAGAAGAGTAAAGGATCGAGCAGCTCAGCCCTCCCTCCCGACGGTGGATGCCCGGCGTCGACCGACACCTCAGGTCCGGGTGCGGAGGCCGCGGGCGCCCCTGCGCGACCGTCCGTGCCCCGCAAGAGCTGCGCGGCTTTCGCCTTTGCTGGTCCCGCGCCACCGCTGGGGCGGACTGCGAAAGGGTTGGGAAGagcaaagggttttttttgttttgtttgagacgcaGAAGCCCTTTAAAAAGCCCGGCGAGGACAGATCCAGAAGTAGAGAAAGGAGACGGAGGCAAGCTGGTGCCCGCAAGGCAGAGGGACAGTGGAAGGGGCGGGCGCCCGGGATCCCCGGAAAACCCTCGGCCCCAAGGAATCTCCTGGGGCGGGAGCACGCGGTTCTAAAACCGAGAGGatagggaggggaagggggagttGCCTTTCAATTTCGGACTCACCAGGATTCATCTCTCAtcacatttttcttctcaaatttttaaaTCGAAAAGATAAAAGCCAAAAGAACTTTCATCCCCAGAACTTTTTCTTGGGGGAAAGGAATGCAACTCGGGGTGGTTGTCCTTCACTTCCCTACCCGAATCTTCTCCTAATGCCGAAATGTGTTTACAGGTAGCCTCAGTTTACCAACTATGTATCTTTTGGGGTGTTTACGTCTCACAAAGCCTTCAACTCATAAACCGCGATCCTTGAAAACCATCCTCCAAAGAAGTGCTTAGGAGGCGTCTGAGGCCCCCGGACCAACTCCCGCTGGAAAAAGCCTGCAGGGACCCGGGAATCACGGGATCCTTTCCCGTCGGTTCCGGGCCGGGAGGGCCAGGAAGAGCCGCGCGTCCGCCTTTCGTCCCGCCAGGAACTCCCCATAGGACACGACACCGCAGGAACGCGCGTCCTGGGAGCCCCTGGGATCCTGGCGGTCGTCTCTACAGACCCTACACCATGAAATGATAGAGGGGAGGCTCCTTTGGTTCCGCAAGTCGACGAAAATAGCTCGTGGAGAAGGCGCCTCCTGCAACTGCAGTTCGCAAGCTCTCGGGGCGCCCCGCCAGCTGGGGGCCAGATTGGGTGACACTCCCCTCGACGCAGCCTCCGGAGCGGCGCGCACTCTCCAGAGGCCAGCAAGACTGCGCTCTCTACCGCAGAACCAGCTCCAGCTAGGTGTTCTCTCCCCATCTCGCCGTCGCTCTGCCCCCTCACTCTCTCCGGACCTCAGAGCCggctctttccttcctcctcccgcCCTTTCCGTCCGGGGATCGCAACCTCCAGCCCGTGGGCAACGCGTTCAGCCCAAGACCCCACAGTTTTTCCCAACGACCCCCTACCAAGGGCTTCTCTTGCTTCTGTTCTCCTGCCCCGCACTTCCCAAAGGTGAGAATCTCCCAGGGACTGCTGGACAGAGAAGGCCTGGGCAAGGGCAGCAGCCGGTATTTAAAGGTATTTCAGCGCCAGCATCCCCACCTCCAGTACCATTATAGGAAAATAATTAGGCCACCTTTTGCCTCGGTCACAGCCTGAGTCCCCAGCTTATTCCCCCCAAGGAGGCTCCTAGACCCCCTCTGCCTGTCTCCCCTCA
The window above is part of the Macaca fascicularis isolate 582-1 chromosome 7, T2T-MFA8v1.1 genome. Proteins encoded here:
- the BMP4 gene encoding bone morphogenetic protein 4 isoform X1; this translates as MIPGNRMLMVVLLCQVLLGGASHASLIPETGKKKVAEIQGHAGGRRSGQSHELLRDFEATLLQMFGLRRRPQPSKSAVIPDYMRDLYRLQSGEEEEEQIHSAGLEYPERPASRANTVRSFHHEEHLENIPGTSENSAFRFLFNLSSIPENEVISSAELRLFREQVDQGPDWERGFHRINIYEVMKPPAEVVPGHLITRLLDTRLVHHNVTRWETFDVSPAVLRWTREKQPNYGLAIEVTHLHQTRTHQGQHVRISRSLPQGSGNWAQLRPLLVTFGHDGRGHALTRRRRAKRSPKHHPQRARKKNKNCRRHSLYVDFSDVGWNDWIVAPPGYQAFYCHGDCPFPLADHLNSTNHAIVQTLVNSVNSSIPKACCVPTELSAISMLYLDEYDKVVLKNYQEMVVEGCGCR
- the LOC135971983 gene encoding uncharacterized protein, with product MLRRAWVAQSKGLFENPTRRNSAFAGPGVPGRPRDPGPMTPAPKPTPPDLPFLRLFLVAALVALELKGSGCLPPHSPRKNLVFFLGALAGRLGGRRVKDRAAQPSLPTVDARRRPTPQVRVRRPRAPLRDRPCPARAARLSPLLVPRHRWGGLRKGWEEQRVFFVLFETQKPFKKPGEDRSRSRERRRRQAGARKAEGQWKGRAPGIPGKPSAPRNLLGREHAVLKPRG
- the BMP4 gene encoding bone morphogenetic protein 4 isoform X2, producing MREGRGGGREGRSAEPGPEARSHSVVPSRATHCCSFPEPFQQVCSRLAVKNHGLLLYALFSVILLGGASHASLIPETGKKKVAEIQGHAGGRRSGQSHELLRDFEATLLQMFGLRRRPQPSKSAVIPDYMRDLYRLQSGEEEEEQIHSAGLEYPERPASRANTVRSFHHEEHLENIPGTSENSAFRFLFNLSSIPENEVISSAELRLFREQVDQGPDWERGFHRINIYEVMKPPAEVVPGHLITRLLDTRLVHHNVTRWETFDVSPAVLRWTREKQPNYGLAIEVTHLHQTRTHQGQHVRISRSLPQGSGNWAQLRPLLVTFGHDGRGHALTRRRRAKRSPKHHPQRARKKNKNCRRHSLYVDFSDVGWNDWIVAPPGYQAFYCHGDCPFPLADHLNSTNHAIVQTLVNSVNSSIPKACCVPTELSAISMLYLDEYDKVVLKNYQEMVVEGCGCR